The genomic region ATATATGAGAACCAGTAATCACTCCTGTATGCCCTTTCTCCGCAGTAAAACTCCCCTAAACAACAATAAAATTAAAGCATCATTAGTAATAATCATACACATTAACAATGAGCATACAGCACCACAATCGAAAAGAACATACCTTTGATACTTTACGGTAAGTCACTGGCTGCCCCTCGAGAATACCAGTTTCAAGGAGCTCCGACAACTTAAACTTCTTCACAGTCTTCGACATTTTCATCTCAACCTCAACTGACGAGCTTTTCTGTGAGACTGTATCTAAGTCTAGGGCTTCATTCTCTGCATTCAATGCAGACCGAGTAAACCTCCTCTGCGGCTTTACACTCACCTCACAGTCCATCTTATCACCCTTTTCAATCAAATCGAGTATTTCTAATCTCACCAAAGGCTGTTCAGGTTCACTCTTTTTCAATTCCTCCTGCTTAGGCTCATCTTCAGTCACAGAATCACCAGCACCACCGGCATTGGGTTCGTCATCAATAGCCATATCCGCTGCACCATTCTTCAATTCATCTTCAGCCACTTGGTGGCTCTTAAGCTTCAATGCCGACCGAGCATACTGCCTAATCGGCTTTTCACTCACCTCGCATTCCGCCTTATCACCCTTCTCACTCAAATTAAGAATGTCTAGTTTCACCAAAGGCTGCTCAGACTCACTCTTCTTCAATTCCTCCTGCTTAGACTCATCCCCCTTCACCGACTCACCCCCACAACCGGCATTGGTTTCATTCCCAACAGCCATGTCCACCGCACCAGTCTTCATCTCGTCTCCGTTGACCTTCTCTGCCAGCTTAGACTCAGCCACTTGGCTCTTTCGCCTCGATGCCAACCGACTGTACCTCATAATCGGCTTCTCCACCACAATCACCTCTCCTTCCACCAAATCTGGCTTTTCCGGCTCATTCTTCTTCAACTGCTCCTGCTTAGCCTCATCACCATTACCGATAGAACCAACAATCTGCTCATTATCCACATCCATCTCTACAACACCGTTCTTCAACTCCTCTCCGGTGACCTTCTCCTTCACCGCAGACTCAGCCACATGGCTTCTCGGCTCATCATCGCTCATAAGATCCACCACATCGCTTTTCGCATCGTCTTCTTCGCTTACAGCCTCCACCAAATCCTCAACACCTTTCACATTCTCGCCGCCGCTCGCCGCCTTCTCCTCCTCGGTTTTCGTCGCCTTCTTCAATCTCTTACGGTTCACATTCTCCGGAGCCTCAATCTGGGGCTTCCTGGCCCGGGTCCGGCCCAACGAACAACAGACATCCACCTGAGACAATGCAAAGGTCAATTCGCGCTTCAGCCCTTGCCGGACGCGAGACCGCACCACGAACTCGTCGGAACCTGTCCCGTTCGCCATGAACGAGCTTCAAAACCCTAGAAATTTCCCCCAAATCTCCACCCGGGTTCAGATTTCGTTTCGGATTTGGAAGTTTAAAAACAAAAAGCAACCGAATTGGTAAGGATAAGGGTTAGAATTCAAGACTGAATCTGAAGGATTCGGCGAAATTAGGGTTTTCTGAGAAATTTTGGGGGTTCCTAATTTGGAGGATAGAGAGAATGACAAAGGTGTTTGTTTTGGAGGAGAATTGTAGAAGACCGGGGGTCACAACCAGATAAAGAAGAGAGGAAAACCGAGCTTTTACATCTGTAATTTCGATAAATGACGAAAGTACCCCTGATACGAGGATGTGTTTTGTTCGGTCTTGAAAAATATTTCGACCAAAAAAATACTGCCATAAATTAAAAGCTACTATGAATCGGAAAAAAAAAAGTTAGGGGTTTTTATAAAAAAAAAAGGCTATTGAAGTCCTTAAATGATAAAAAAAAAAATCCCTAAATTTTACATAATTATAATTCAGCACCCCCACTTGGATCTCTTAAAAACGTTGACCTTTAAAAATTACAAACCATACCACTGAAATCACGTTCACCACTACACATAACCGTCATGTTTTGTTATTCTCTTCTGGGGTATTCTCAAGGTTCACAATAGCTTTCGTTTGAATGAAGTAATAGTACCCTTTTGTAGTTTTGGGCTGCTAGAAAATTTTGAAATTTAAGTTGTTTGCTAATTAATTAGTAGTGGTTCATTTTGGGTTTCGTTGTTAAGATTGCTTAGATGGTGTTTGATATAATGCCTAACTGGGTTGTGTTCCATATTCTTTTTTTTTTTTTGGTTTACAAAGAGTGCTTAAAAAGCACAAACGAAAGAGAAAAAGAGACTAAATACTAAAACAGTTGCCAGTTTTCTTAGCTCTAGTGACTAAACATAAGTCATTAAGGAAGTCATCAGCAGCATGAATAGGAGGGCTGTCAAAGCAAATCAGACTAAGGTCATGAAGGATACTGCATTTGGCTAGAAAGTCCGTTGTAGCATTGCACTCTCTGAAAATGTGAGAGAGCTAAGCATCATCCATCTTGTTCATCATGTTTTTGCAACCACAAAGAAGGGAACCCAAAGGATGAATATCAAAGTTGGAATTTTGCATCAGTTGGACCAAGACAGCAGAATTAGATTCAATCACTAAGTTTTTGATATTCAAATCAACAGCCAGCTTCAGACCATGAAAAAGACCCCATGCTTCAGCATCCAAGATTTCACCAACTTCAAGATTAATATGAAATCCAATAATCCAGTCTCCACAATGATTTCTAATAACACCACCAGCACCTATTTTACCAGAAGGAGAAGTCCTAGTTCCATCAACATTTAACTTGAAAAAATTCTCAGGAGGCCTTTTCCATGAAAGCATAGTATAGCTGAACATGGAATTTTCATTGGATTTCAACTTAGTTTTCTTCCATTCAATAGCATAATCCCATATCATATTCTTGAAGCAAGCAGGAAGAACAAAGCCAGGCTCAAAAACCTGTTTATTTCTCCACTTCCAAATAAACCAACAGATGAAAATAAACAAGCACTTCCATCTGATATTATCTTGAATAGCAGTATGACAGTGGAGAGAAGCATTAATCCATCCATTCTAATCCAAAGAAAAAGAATTATCAATGCAAGCAGGTTACTGAAGGCCCTCCAAATTATCTTAGATCTTGGATAGTCCCTAAAGAGGTGTAATAAGGTCTCATCAACAGAATGACAAATGGGGCAAGCAGGATTAGAAGCAAAACCTCTAGTAACTCGTTGAACATTGGTAAGCAATTTCTTGTGAAGTAAAGTCCACAAAAAGGTCTTAAGTTTTGGGGGCAGATCAAAGTTCCATAAGGCACTCCATTGAGGATTCACAGGTTCAGACAAGTCAAAAAGGGAATTATATGCACACTTTACAGAAAACTGACCATTAGAAGTAGAGTTCCAAATTCTAATATCATCACCGCACTCATTAAAACCAGTTGGAACATTAATGATGAAATTCACATTATTACGAGGAAGAACAGAAAGAAGAAGTTCCACATCCCAGCCCTCAGCATTCCAAAAATTACAGACCATAGCTGTAATACCCCGAAAATTTGATATTAGTTTCTAATATTATTTGGAGTTTTTGAGTTAGAAGTTAGTGTGTTTTTGAAGTTAGAAGGAAGAGCGGAAGTGTTCGGTCACATAATTTACCCGAAACGGTCTTATGGTTCTAAGGGGTCAAAAGTTGACTTTCAAATCTGTTGGGTTTCTCGAGAAACTTCCTTCACGAAAGTTATAGAGCACGACGATACGAGTTCGTAGACACGTGGCACGCGTAAAACGGACTTCGTATGTAGAAGTTATGGTCAGTGGAAGTTGTGGCTTTTCGGGATTATTTAGGTTAAATAGGAAATTTTCAGTTTGGGTCCTCAGTTTTTCAGAAACCAGATTTTCCTCCCTCTCCTTCTCTCTGTCCGACCCCGAGAGAATTCAAAGTCCTCCAGCCGACCCGACCCGGACCCGGTGACCTGACCCGGCTTTTTCGGCCACCTCCGACCGACCTATACGTCGGCACCGGTCGGGTTCTCTTCCTCTCCTCCGTCCGAGCTGACCTGTGGTGGTGATGTGCACCGTTTCGGTCCCGAGGTAGTGACCCGAAGCTTGGAAGTTCGGGTTAGAGACCCGGTCGGGTTTCAGACATCCGGCGGCGGCGACAAGGCGGGAGACCGGTCGGGATAGAAGGCCCTTGGCATCCTAGTTCGACTTCTGGTGGCCTTGGAGCGCGACTCACGGCAGAGAGTGGCGGTGGTGGATTCTAAAATTTTCCGATGAGTTTTCGGTGATTTCCGGCCGATTTCGGCCGAACTGGTTAGACCTTCAGGTATGAAAAGTGTCCCCCTTGTAGTATTCTACAAGTTTCGTGTTGAGAGTTTGTCCTAATTCGGAAGTTTCGTGGTGGCGCGTGGGGCCCACTCGCCGCCGCTTGTGGTGGCGCGGGGCGGCGCGTCTGGCAGGATGTGTAGGTTTAGTTGCATGGGTTAGCTAGTTCTTGTTGTTGTGAGCACGCTGATATATTATAAGACTAGGTTGAGATCTTGTAATACTTAATGTTGGAGTTGTTTTCGATGAGGTGTGATGATTTTGTGATTTTCAAAAGTAGGAGCCGTTTTGGCAGTTGTAGGAGGTTTAGTTTTGGGTGATCGAGGACCTTGGGAGGTCTTGAAGGAGAGTTGCCCTCCTTTGGGCAAACCTTCGGATTTTAGTTTTGGGTTAAGAAGGCAAATGTAATATCCCACATCGGCCAAACGGAGAGAGGTTATGTGTTGTATATGTACATGCCCATCTCCAATCTAACACGAGGCTTTTTGGTGGCTCAGCGGCTTCGGAGGGGATGGGTACTCCGAGGTTAAGCATGTTGATGCAAGAGCAATCCCAAGATGGGTGACCTACTGGGAAGCTGCTCCTGAGCTGCCGGAAACAAAACCGTGAGGGCCGGTGGGCCCAAAGCGGACAATATCGTGTTACGGCGGAATGGGTCTTGGGGTGTGACAGATGGTATCAGAGCCACTCTGCCGTGTGGTGCGAGTGTGCCGACGAGGGCGTCGGACTCCCAAGGGGGGTGGGATTGTAATATCCCACATCGGCCAAACGGAGAGAGGTTATGTGCTGTATATGTACATGCCCACCTCCAATCTAACACGAGGCCTTTTGGTGGTTCAGCGGCCCCGAAAACAAAACCGTGAGGGCCGGTGGGCCCAAAGCGGATAATATCGTGTTACGGCGGAATGGGTCTTGGGCTCTGATACCAACTGACACGACCCACCCCGAATTTCACCCTGAAACCCGGAGCAAGTCGTGCGGGGACCACCTCTAAGGAAAATTTACCGAAAAGATTGGTAAAACCTCCCTTGAAAATGGACAACCCTAACCCGAAAAATCTCCAATTCACACACTTACTACAGCACTTCCAAAAAATATCACACAAATATCCAGCTAAATAAAAGCAAATATTATTCTTCAGCAATTCTAAACATAAAGTCAACTGACCGAGCACACCACCGGAATAATATACAATAATCCCAAAGTATTCAGAGCTACTAGACACTAGCGGAAGCAAGAAAACACTAGTAGGTTAAACAGGTAACCTACTGATGAAAACTGGCGGAAAAGCGGGTAACTATGCCTGGTCTCCTAACTAGGTCCAACCTGAACTCTGCAGACTGGGCAATTTAAAACGAGGACCCAGGGGAAAACATGTGGAACAGTTAGAGTGAGTGGACAAAAATAAATTAAATAAAAATATTTCTTTATGCTTCCCCAATTTAATTTCCAAATAAAATAATACTGCATGCAATCGCTCAAAAGCGCTCAACTCAAAAACTGGCAACTTCACGACCAGCACCGGCTAGTCTCCAAAACTTAATAAAATACAGCCTCTCAGGCTAAATTATATATAAACATATATAAGTGTATGTATTTACACTCGTCAGCCTCTCTCCGTTTGGCCGATGTGGGATATTACAATCCACCCCCCTTGGGAGTCCGACGCCCTCGTCGGCACACTCGTGGTCCCACATCGGCCAAACAGAGAGAGGTTATGTGCTGTATATGTACATGTCCACCCCCAATCTAACACGAGGCCTTTTGGTGGCTCAGCGGCTTCGGAGGGGATGGGTACTCCGAGGTTAAGCATGTTGATGCAAGAGCAATCCCAGGATGGGTGACATACTGGGAAGCTGCTCCTGAGCTGCCGGAAACAAAACCGTGAGGGCCGGTGGGTCCAAAGCGGACAATATCGTGTTACGGCGGAATGGGTCCTAGGATGTGACAGCAAACGTTACACTTAGTTTGTTTGGTTACTAAGATTAATATTTGTGTTAATTAGGGTGACTTGTGGAGTTTGCTTTTGAGCTAGACGCTTGCGTTTGTACTTATAAAGACGCAGCGGGAGTTAAGGTGAGTAAAATCTCACTGAGGTCCACTTTGTGGCCTATTTATTTTGGTGATGGATATGATGTTGGTTCTGATGGTGATAATTATTATGATGATGATTTTGATGATGATGATTGTGATGTTGATTTTGATGATGGATATGATGTTGGTTCTGATGGTGATAATTATTATGATGATGATTTTGATGATGATGATTGTGGTGTTGATTTTGATGATGATGATGATAATTATTGCTAATTGTGAAGTTGTCCTTGAAAGAAAATGATTTTGTTTTTAAATATAAATGAGTTTGATCGTCAACGGCTCATGGTAAGTGAAAACAAGTTTTCTGTTAATAGTATAATCTTTCAAAAGGACTTCCAATCATGAGTGATAATTAAAGTTGGTAGAATTATTCTTGTTTTAAATATTTATATCCACGTGTTTATGTGTGACAGACACGTTATGATAATGTGTTAGTGTGATGTTGAATTGATGTTTAAATAGTCAAACCGGGTTCCAAGCCTTTAATCGGGTGATTGGTTACGGTTATGATGATATTATTATTTTGTGATTGATAAGTGTTATGATGGGAGAGTAATAGAATGTGTGCCTTCGTGGTGATTGTTGTGCATTCGTTGTGGTTGTGTCTTAGTGGTGATTGTGTGCATTAGATTAGGAGCCTTCGTGGTGGACTGGGAACCAAGCCTTGGCCGGGTGATTGGTTACGGTCAGTATAGAGCTCTAGTCTGTCGGTACTTCATGGGGGATGACTATGTGTTGACGAACCCATGAGTACGTGTTTGTCTAGTTACTTATGGGGGATGACTATGTGTTGACGAACCCATAAGTAAGAGTAGAGAAATGATTGGGTGATGTTCTTATGTGATGTGATTTAAATTCCTTGCTTTGAGTATCTCCTGAACTATGCTTGTCCGCAGGAGATTTTCTAATGTTAATTGTGTGATTTTAATGGAATTCCTGAACTATACTTTTTGCAGGATTTCATTTATGATTTTGAGTGATTGTGAATTGTTGTGTTTTCTCAATTTCTCCTTTCGATTTCTCTTGTTTGTAAGTGTTTTTCTGAATTTGTTTCTAATGCATGAACTCTTGGTGTTTATCTTATGTGTTGTTGGATTGAGTATGTTGTTAGAGATTTACTCATACAAGCTTTTAAAGCTTACCGGGTTTGTTGTTTACAACCCGGTGCACCAATCCATGGTGTAGAGGTTGTTTTTGCAGGTCAAGATTAGCAGAGTTGAGGCTGCGGCAGTTAGGCTTGTTATTTGGGTTTACTTTCTAGATTTTTGTGAGTATTGAGGGAGGTTTACCTGTTTCAAATTATTCTTTCACAAGTTGTAAAACTAAAGTGTTGTAAAGTTTGTTTTTCTTTTAGTTATCATGCCTTGAATTTGGAATTTTTATTTATCCAAAATTCGAGGTGTGACAATAGCATTTTCATCAATACTAACAGAAGGAAGAGCAAAATCAACAAAAGCCTGAGGAAAAGGCCAGAAATCATACCAGGATCTAATGGAGTTACCGTTGCCAACTCGTCATTTTAAGTTCTTAATTAGCTTAGCTCCATGCATAACACCTCTCCAAGTACTAGAACAATCATAAGGGGGTTTATAATCATTTCCAAAAAGACAACCATGATGCAGATATTTTGCAGAGAAAATGCTAGCCCAAAGGCCATTATCATTTTGAAAAATTCTTCAACCAATTTTAGAGAGCATAGCCTGATTCATATCAGCAATTTTCTTAATCCCTAAGCCACCAAGTTGCTTAGGCTGACAAATAGTATCCCAGCTCATAAGATGAACCTTTTTCTTATTTTCAACATCACCCCAAATGAAGTCTCTGTTCAATTTGTCTAACTTATCGCACAGACTAATGGGCAACTTAGCAGTCTGCATAGCATATATGGGATTGTGTTCCATATTCTTTATTACATTGCAGATTAGATTATTGATCAGTTAATTTACAAGGGTTGTTGAGCTAAATTTTCAAATGCATGGTTTCATAAGGATCGATGGGAGTTTGTACATGAATGGTTCCTTGGAGGGTAGAGGCATTTGTTGAAGACCATCAAGAGGAGGAGGCATGTGTGGCAGAGTATGCATCAAGGTGGAGGAGGTGCTTGTGTTGAATTAAGACAATATGGGCTAGAGACTGAGCTTGAAACACTAAAAAGGGACAGGAATGTGTTGATGATTGAAATAGTGAGATTGAGGCAACAACAACAGAATTCAATGGAGCTAGTCATTGCAATGAAGGATCGGTTGCAGACGATTGAGAGGGAACATCAACAGATTATGAATTTATCCAATCGTTGTTGAAAGGGATATTGAGGCATCTTTGGATATTGAATGACCATTAGCATTTAGCAAATTGGTGAGTAGCTAATGCTTTGGGATTTCGATGCTCCCTAGCATATTGTACTGGGTGTTTTGGATAGTAATGAATTATGATATATTCTACAGTGTTCATTTTGAAAATGCTAGTATTCTTCCATATATCTCAATATGATTACAGTGTTCAGGTTTATGCATATTATTGCTCTTTGTACTTTCTAAGTTGTATTAGTTTTGATTGGAAATTTGGACGCATGCTAATTTGGATTTTTATTGTCAAATTACCA from Fragaria vesca subsp. vesca linkage group LG3, FraVesHawaii_1.0, whole genome shotgun sequence harbors:
- the LOC101306615 gene encoding putative ribonuclease H protein At1g65750-like; this encodes MVCNFWNAEGWDVELLLSVLPRNNVNFIINVPTGFNECGDDIRIWNSTSNGQFSVKCAYNSLFDLSEPVNPQWSALWNFDLPPKLKTFLWTLLHKKLLTNVQRVTRGFASNPACPICHSNGWINASLHCHTAIQDNIRWKCLFIFICWFIWKWRNKQVFEPGFVLPACFKNMIWDYAIEWKKTKLKSNENSMFSYTMLSWKRPPENFFKLNVDGTRTSPSGKIGAGGVIRNHCGDWIIGFHINLEVGEILDAEAWGLFHGLKLAVDLNIKNLVIESNSAVLVQLMQNSNFDIHPLGSLLCGCKNMMNKMDDA